One Candidatus Nitrososphaera evergladensis SR1 genomic window carries:
- the sufU gene encoding Fe-S cluster assembly sulfur transfer protein SufU, whose amino-acid sequence MSDDIYREIILDHYRNPRNKGKIQNADVSIHDSNPLCGDEIDIHLKVDGDKIKDIKFEGRGCAISQASASMLTEMVMNKQLASVKDLTKDDILENIGLMNLGPARIKCALLSLKVLKLGMVKYYADRDPASAKKLQDDTRTL is encoded by the coding sequence TTGAGTGACGACATTTACCGCGAGATAATACTCGATCATTACCGCAACCCAAGGAACAAGGGCAAGATACAGAACGCGGACGTCAGCATACACGATTCAAACCCGCTCTGCGGCGACGAAATCGACATCCACCTGAAGGTTGACGGCGACAAGATAAAGGACATCAAGTTTGAGGGTCGCGGCTGCGCTATAAGCCAGGCAAGCGCATCGATGCTGACAGAGATGGTCATGAACAAGCAGCTTGCGTCGGTAAAGGACCTGACAAAGGACGACATCCTGGAGAATATCGGCCTCATGAACCTCGGCCCGGCAAGGATCAAGTGCGCCCTTTTGTCGCTAAAGGTGCTAAAGCTTGGCATGGTAAAGTACTATGCCGACAGGGATCCTGCGTCAGCCAAAAAGCTGCAGGATGACACGAGAACGCTTTAG
- a CDS encoding phosphatase PAP2 family protein, whose product MSAAANPPWMFRTRSFQFVAFLAAFVVFSAVVASGATNVIDEPVNKYAKSIEGNPGLDAVMIAITTMGDVATLLLFAIAITIVRRTRKAGMIFLISIVALAIAVMYLKPFVGRTAPPYEFVPAVKLPENFGIESDSLAPFAAAFSYPSGHVSRATALAFIVGYLLYRKSRVAGYAIWAFPIVIGITRVYVQQHFPTDLIGGFLIGMIISVVLSNSMKLWQPFQLSRFKGKEDEEGAKASSA is encoded by the coding sequence TTGTCAGCTGCTGCAAACCCGCCGTGGATGTTCAGGACGCGCTCGTTCCAGTTTGTTGCGTTCCTGGCCGCATTCGTGGTTTTCAGCGCAGTGGTTGCGTCAGGCGCCACAAATGTCATTGACGAGCCTGTCAACAAGTATGCAAAATCAATAGAGGGCAACCCCGGCCTTGACGCGGTCATGATCGCAATAACGACGATGGGCGACGTGGCGACGCTCCTCCTGTTTGCCATTGCAATCACCATAGTCAGGCGCACAAGAAAGGCAGGCATGATATTTCTCATCAGCATAGTTGCGCTTGCCATAGCAGTCATGTACCTAAAACCGTTTGTAGGCAGGACAGCGCCGCCGTACGAGTTTGTCCCTGCGGTAAAGCTGCCAGAGAACTTTGGCATCGAAAGCGACAGCCTTGCGCCGTTTGCAGCGGCCTTTTCCTACCCGTCGGGCCACGTGTCAAGGGCCACGGCTCTTGCGTTTATCGTCGGATACCTGCTGTACAGAAAATCAAGAGTGGCAGGGTACGCGATATGGGCATTTCCCATAGTCATAGGGATTACCCGGGTCTACGTCCAGCAGCACTTTCCGACAGACTTGATAGGCGGTTTTCTGATTGGCATGATAATATCAGTCGTCCTGAGCAACTCGATGAAGCTGTGGCAGCCGTTCCAGCTATCAAGATTCAAGGGCAAAGAGGACGAAGAGGGCGCCAAGGCCAGCAGCGCCTAG
- a CDS encoding SufB/SufD family protein produces the protein MPTTLANINASNVIDEVSPKDPAWLAEERKKAIAKYLSLPNEVSPLYSKYSDANRIKPQGVHLNFGQGNSRHVLSSDLAKRLEELEKETGILQVGPEINKVVIKENVAKQGVIVTGIKDAISRHADLVKAHIEANPLDHGEDKFLALEAAAFQSGVFVYVPRNVVLEEPIRIITSLADDGTSLVSRNIFAVEQGAKATVVQELYAPGTGNAAETQQGYFELIETSVKPNAHLEAVTLQAMGTDTVCVSNRKAFVERDGKMSWYVGLFGTMLSRFKTDSVMKGQGASAEDVEIVFGVGNQSFDIMSNLIHNGQFSRGKVQVKSVMKDTSKSLFKGMIKIGKDGKGTESYLAGHAILLDKGAKSDSIPGLEILTNEVRATHSASVAQIDENQIFYLTTRGLSREGAKREIVSGFLEPLSRKMGPTIRAWINYLIENKWQGNPLMLRADEAMEQILEVEKSRYRETQDIFEKHYKYR, from the coding sequence ATGCCGACCACACTTGCCAACATCAACGCAAGCAACGTAATAGATGAAGTGTCTCCAAAAGATCCTGCGTGGCTTGCAGAGGAGAGGAAAAAGGCGATTGCAAAATATCTCTCGCTTCCGAATGAAGTCTCGCCTCTCTACTCGAAATACTCTGATGCAAACAGGATCAAGCCGCAGGGCGTACACCTGAACTTTGGACAGGGAAACAGCAGGCACGTGTTAAGCAGCGATCTTGCCAAGAGGCTTGAAGAGCTTGAAAAAGAGACAGGAATTTTGCAGGTAGGTCCTGAAATAAACAAGGTAGTGATCAAAGAAAACGTCGCCAAGCAGGGAGTAATCGTAACCGGCATCAAAGACGCGATTTCCAGGCATGCCGACCTTGTCAAGGCGCACATTGAAGCAAACCCGCTTGACCACGGCGAGGACAAGTTTCTGGCGCTTGAAGCGGCCGCATTCCAGTCGGGCGTCTTTGTCTACGTTCCAAGGAACGTCGTCCTTGAAGAGCCTATCAGGATCATAACGTCGCTTGCAGATGACGGCACGTCGCTTGTGTCAAGAAACATCTTTGCAGTCGAGCAGGGCGCCAAGGCCACCGTCGTGCAAGAGCTGTACGCGCCGGGGACGGGCAACGCAGCAGAAACGCAGCAGGGCTATTTTGAATTAATCGAGACTTCAGTCAAGCCAAACGCGCACCTTGAAGCAGTCACGCTGCAGGCAATGGGCACGGACACTGTTTGCGTCTCAAACAGAAAGGCGTTTGTTGAAAGGGACGGCAAGATGTCGTGGTACGTCGGCCTCTTTGGAACGATGCTTTCAAGGTTCAAGACGGACAGCGTCATGAAGGGCCAAGGCGCAAGCGCCGAAGACGTCGAGATAGTCTTTGGAGTCGGCAACCAGTCGTTTGACATCATGTCAAACCTGATACACAACGGCCAGTTCTCCCGCGGCAAGGTGCAGGTCAAGTCGGTCATGAAGGACACTTCAAAATCGCTGTTCAAGGGCATGATAAAAATCGGCAAGGACGGCAAGGGCACGGAATCCTACCTAGCAGGCCACGCAATCCTGCTTGACAAGGGAGCAAAATCAGACTCGATACCGGGCCTGGAAATTCTGACGAACGAGGTCAGGGCAACCCACTCGGCCTCGGTAGCCCAGATCGACGAGAACCAGATATTCTACCTCACCACTAGGGGCCTGAGCAGGGAAGGAGCAAAGCGCGAGATAGTCTCGGGCTTTCTCGAGCCGCTGTCAAGAAAGATGGGCCCGACCATAAGGGCGTGGATAAATTACCTGATAGAGAACAAGTGGCAGGGCAACCCGCTCATGCTTCGCGCCGACGAGGCGATGGAGCAGATTCTAGAAGTCGAAAAGTCGCGCTACCGCGAGACGCAAGACATCTTTGAAAAGCACTACAAGTACAGGTAG
- a CDS encoding cysteine desulfurase yields MQKGALNVEKIRKDFPILKRKVMGGKPLVYLDNAATTQKPLAVIDAIHDYYMNYNSNIHRAVHQLAEEATKAYEDTRVKIAKFINARSTDEIIFTRNTTEAINLVAYSWGRANIKKDDRIVITEIEHHSNIVPWQILTQEKGAKLEYIGVGDDGYLKMHEYKKYLDSGKVKLVSVSHMSNVLGTITPINDIINMAHEKGIPVLVDGAQSVPHMPVDVQKLDCEFMAFSAHKMLGPTGVGVLYVKRELLEKMPPFMGGGDMIKEVHKYETRYNDLPYKFEGGTPNIADVIGFAAAIDYLQKIGMDRVREHEIDITKYALDRVAQVKGVTIYGPMNAIDRGGVVSFNIGDIHPHDLATIMNDHGVAIRSGHHCAQVLMERLDVAATSRASFYIYNTKEEVDVFIDALSEARRLFKI; encoded by the coding sequence ATGCAGAAAGGTGCCCTCAACGTCGAAAAGATCCGCAAAGATTTCCCCATCCTGAAGCGGAAGGTGATGGGTGGCAAGCCCCTGGTATACCTCGACAACGCGGCAACTACGCAAAAGCCGCTTGCAGTCATTGACGCCATCCACGACTATTACATGAACTACAATTCCAACATCCACAGGGCGGTGCACCAGCTTGCAGAAGAGGCGACCAAGGCGTACGAGGACACGAGGGTCAAGATTGCCAAGTTCATAAACGCCCGCTCGACTGACGAGATAATTTTCACCCGCAACACGACAGAAGCGATAAACCTTGTCGCGTACTCGTGGGGAAGGGCCAACATAAAAAAAGACGACAGGATAGTGATTACCGAGATAGAGCACCACTCTAACATTGTTCCGTGGCAGATACTGACGCAGGAAAAGGGCGCCAAACTGGAATACATTGGAGTCGGCGACGACGGCTACTTGAAGATGCACGAGTACAAGAAATACCTTGACTCTGGCAAGGTCAAGCTCGTGTCCGTGTCGCACATGTCAAACGTGCTTGGCACCATTACTCCAATAAATGACATCATCAATATGGCTCACGAGAAAGGCATCCCGGTGCTAGTCGACGGCGCGCAGTCGGTCCCGCATATGCCAGTCGACGTCCAAAAGCTGGACTGCGAGTTCATGGCGTTTTCAGCCCACAAGATGCTTGGGCCCACGGGCGTCGGCGTGCTGTACGTAAAGCGCGAACTGCTTGAAAAGATGCCGCCGTTTATGGGCGGTGGCGACATGATAAAAGAAGTTCACAAGTACGAGACGCGCTACAACGACCTGCCGTACAAGTTCGAGGGAGGCACGCCCAACATCGCCGATGTCATTGGCTTTGCAGCGGCAATAGACTACCTTCAAAAGATCGGCATGGACAGGGTCAGGGAGCACGAAATCGACATCACCAAATATGCGCTTGACAGGGTTGCGCAGGTAAAAGGAGTGACAATCTACGGCCCGATGAACGCAATAGACAGGGGCGGCGTTGTGTCGTTTAACATCGGCGACATCCACCCGCACGACCTTGCGACCATCATGAACGACCACGGAGTCGCCATCAGGTCCGGACACCACTGCGCGCAGGTGCTCATGGAGCGCCTTGACGTTGCCGCAACTTCGAGGGCAAGCTTTTATATCTATAACACCAAAGAGGAGGTCGACGTGTTCATTGATGCTCTGTCTGAGGCAAGGAGGCTGTTCAAGATTTGA
- a CDS encoding non-heme iron oxygenase ferredoxin subunit: protein MGEEWVRVCDAGSLSSGELVEFDHGGKKLMVAKIGSDIYATDRICTHAYADLTAGFVNEGEKTVTCPLHLSAFKFADGVPQNPPATIPLKTYKVKIQDNAIYIKID from the coding sequence ATGGGAGAGGAGTGGGTGCGCGTCTGCGACGCCGGCTCGCTTTCAAGTGGCGAGCTGGTCGAGTTTGACCATGGAGGCAAGAAACTAATGGTGGCAAAAATTGGAAGCGATATTTATGCCACCGACAGGATATGCACCCATGCATATGCCGACCTTACTGCGGGCTTTGTAAACGAGGGCGAAAAGACTGTGACATGCCCTCTTCATCTTTCTGCCTTTAAATTCGCAGATGGCGTGCCGCAGAACCCTCCCGCCACCATCCCCCTTAAAACTTACAAGGTTAAAATACAGGATAACGCAATTTACATCAAGATCGATTAA